A region of Macaca thibetana thibetana isolate TM-01 chromosome 20, ASM2454274v1, whole genome shotgun sequence DNA encodes the following proteins:
- the NUDT16L1 gene encoding tudor-interacting repair regulator protein isoform X1 codes for MLLSGSDGDGVSAKMSTAAVPELKQISRVEAMRLGPGWSHSCHAMLYAANPGQLFGRIPMRFSVLMQMRFDGLLGFPGGFVDRRFWSLEDGLNRVLGLGLGCLRLTEADYLSSHLTEGPHRVVAHLYARQLTLEQLHAVEISAVHSRDHGLEVLGLVRVPLYTQKDRVGGFPNFLSNAFVSTAKCQLLFALKVLNMMPEEKLAEALAAATEKQKKALEKLLPASS; via the exons ATGCTCTTAAGTGGCAGCGACGGGGACGGGGTCAGTGCCAAGATGTCGACGGCGGCGGTTCCAGAGCTGAAGCAGATCAGCCGGGTGGAGGCGATGCGCCTGGGGCCGGGCTGGAGCCACTCATGCCACGCCATGCTGTACGCCGCCAACCCTGGGCAGCTCTTCGGCCGCATCCCCATGCGCTTCTCGGTGCTG ATGCAGATGCGTTTCGATGGGCTGCTGGGCTTCCCCGGGGGCTTCGTGGACCGGCGCTTCTGGTCGCTGGAGGACGGCCTGAACCGGgtgctgggcctgggcctgggctgcCTGCGCCTCACCGAGGCCGACTACCTGAGCTCGCACCTGACCGAGGGCCCCCACCGCGTCGTGGCGCACCTGTACGCACGGCAGCTGACGCTGGAGCAGCTGCACGCCGTGGAGATCAGCGCGGTGCACTCGCGCGACCACGGCCTGGAG GTGCTGGGCCTCGTGCGGGTCCCGCTGTACACCCAGAAGGACCGAGTCGGAGGCTTCCCCAACTTCCTGAGCAACGCCTTTGTGAGCACGGCTAAGTGCCAGCTCCTCTTTGCCCTCAAGGTGCTCAACATGATGCCTGAGGAGAAGCTGGCTGAGGCCCTGGCTGCGGCCACCGAGAAGCAGAAGAAGGCCCTGGAGAAGTTGCTCCCAGCCTCGTCCTGA
- the NUDT16L1 gene encoding tudor-interacting repair regulator protein isoform X2, translated as MLLSGSDGDGVSAKMSTAAVPELKQISRVEAMRLGPGWSHSCHAMLYAANPGQLFGRIPMRFSVLMQMRFDGLLGFPGGFVDRRFWSLEDGLNRVLGLGLGCLRLTEADYLSSHLTEGPHRVVAHLYARQLTLEQLHAVEISAVHSRDHGLEVGPPPGPRPPPRGLALAPWKAPMGAGPRAGPAVHPEGPSRRLPQLPEQRLCEHG; from the exons ATGCTCTTAAGTGGCAGCGACGGGGACGGGGTCAGTGCCAAGATGTCGACGGCGGCGGTTCCAGAGCTGAAGCAGATCAGCCGGGTGGAGGCGATGCGCCTGGGGCCGGGCTGGAGCCACTCATGCCACGCCATGCTGTACGCCGCCAACCCTGGGCAGCTCTTCGGCCGCATCCCCATGCGCTTCTCGGTGCTG ATGCAGATGCGTTTCGATGGGCTGCTGGGCTTCCCCGGGGGCTTCGTGGACCGGCGCTTCTGGTCGCTGGAGGACGGCCTGAACCGGgtgctgggcctgggcctgggctgcCTGCGCCTCACCGAGGCCGACTACCTGAGCTCGCACCTGACCGAGGGCCCCCACCGCGTCGTGGCGCACCTGTACGCACGGCAGCTGACGCTGGAGCAGCTGCACGCCGTGGAGATCAGCGCGGTGCACTCGCGCGACCACGGCCTGGAGGTGGGGCCGCCGCCCgggccccgccccccgccccgggGTTTGGCTCTGGCCCCGTGGAAGGCACCGATGG GTGCTGGGCCTCGTGCGGGTCCCGCTGTACACCCAGAAGGACCGAGTCGGAGGCTTCCCCAACTTCCTGAGCAACGCCTTTGTGAGCACGGCTAA